One segment of Radiobacillus kanasensis DNA contains the following:
- a CDS encoding ABC transporter ATP-binding protein: MSEQEKLVEIKNLKQYFKTGRKSIVKAVDGLTFDIYKGETFGLVGESGCGKSTTGRTIIRLYDATDGEVLFKGEDVQSKKNKTELKKFNRQMQMIFQDPYSSLNPRMTVMDIIAEGLDVHGLVKSDKERKEKVYELLETVGLDKQHATRYPHEFSGGQRQRLGIARALAVDPEFIIADEPISALDVSIQAQVVNLLKKLQAEKGLTYLFIAHDLSMVKYISDRIGVMYFGKLVELADSDELYKNPIHPYTKSLLSAIPLPDPDYERNRTRISYDPSQHDTSEEPEFREVRPNHWVLCTTKEFEAYKQELQDK; this comes from the coding sequence TAGTGGAAATTAAAAACCTGAAACAATATTTTAAAACAGGTAGAAAAAGTATCGTTAAAGCGGTTGACGGCCTTACCTTTGATATTTACAAAGGAGAAACTTTTGGTCTTGTAGGAGAATCGGGTTGTGGTAAATCAACAACTGGACGTACCATCATTCGTTTATATGATGCTACAGACGGAGAAGTTCTTTTTAAAGGGGAAGACGTTCAAAGTAAGAAAAACAAAACGGAGCTTAAAAAGTTCAATCGCCAAATGCAGATGATTTTCCAAGACCCATACTCTTCTTTAAACCCACGTATGACGGTTATGGATATTATTGCAGAAGGACTAGATGTTCACGGTCTAGTGAAATCGGACAAAGAAAGAAAAGAAAAAGTATATGAGTTATTAGAAACAGTTGGTTTGGATAAACAACACGCAACTCGTTATCCACACGAGTTTAGTGGTGGACAACGCCAACGTCTAGGGATTGCTCGTGCATTGGCTGTTGATCCAGAATTTATCATTGCAGACGAACCAATTTCTGCATTGGATGTATCCATTCAAGCGCAAGTAGTAAACTTACTGAAGAAACTTCAAGCAGAAAAAGGGTTAACGTATCTATTTATTGCACATGACTTGTCAATGGTGAAGTACATCAGTGATCGTATCGGGGTTATGTATTTTGGTAAATTAGTAGAGCTAGCAGATAGTGATGAACTGTATAAAAATCCAATTCATCCATATACCAAATCTCTGTTATCTGCGATTCCACTTCCTGATCCGGATTACGAAAGAAACCGTACACGAATTTCTTATGATCCGAGTCAGCATGACACTAGTGAAGAACCAGAATTCAGAGAAGTAAGACCTAACCATTGGGTTCTTTGTACAACGAAAGAATTCGAAGCTTACAAACAAGAATTGCAAGACAAGTAA
- a CDS encoding putative glycoside hydrolase — translation MKLHRKVVLSIIIAIISLLVVPSYVFAEETKPKTGKKHATHRTKIIPYELPEKIKRFTFDSGLTFEYPDAVRGIYVTGNSAGGSRFDTLAKLIENTELNAMVIDVKEDRGNLTFKPDPKSPYADIAKNYIDDPRKLLETLEAKGIYPIARIVVFKDTVLAKKRPDLSFKEDGEVWTNGNGDAFVSPFKKEVWKYNVGIAKMAAELGFQDIQFDYVRFPEGFERRDKELEYDLGDYKDAEVSDVKKRVQAVTDFVSYARKELEYYDVDVSVDIFGYAATIPETPGIGQNFSKISSNVDVISSMIYPSHWTPYFGIDFPDKEPYRLVNEYAKVENEVLGALENAPISRPWIQDFEAPWLYSGAPTQYGKAEVEAQIKALNENGIQEFLLWNAGNTYTENVDYTPLN, via the coding sequence ATGAAATTACACCGAAAAGTCGTTCTAAGTATTATAATCGCTATCATAAGCCTACTAGTGGTGCCTAGTTACGTATTTGCTGAGGAAACGAAGCCGAAAACTGGGAAAAAGCATGCTACGCATCGAACAAAGATAATACCCTATGAGCTACCGGAGAAAATAAAAAGATTTACTTTTGATTCAGGTCTAACTTTTGAATATCCGGATGCGGTTAGAGGAATATATGTGACTGGGAACTCGGCTGGTGGCAGTCGTTTTGACACCCTCGCAAAACTTATAGAGAATACGGAATTAAATGCGATGGTTATCGATGTAAAAGAGGATCGTGGGAACTTAACGTTTAAGCCTGATCCTAAATCCCCATATGCAGATATCGCAAAAAATTATATAGATGATCCAAGAAAGCTACTAGAAACCCTTGAGGCGAAAGGAATTTATCCAATTGCCAGAATTGTTGTATTCAAAGATACTGTTTTAGCTAAAAAACGTCCAGATCTTTCTTTTAAAGAGGATGGAGAGGTTTGGACGAATGGTAACGGGGATGCCTTTGTTAGTCCATTTAAAAAAGAAGTATGGAAATATAACGTAGGTATAGCTAAAATGGCAGCTGAATTGGGCTTCCAGGATATTCAGTTTGACTATGTACGTTTTCCAGAAGGCTTTGAGAGACGAGATAAAGAGCTAGAATATGACTTAGGTGATTATAAAGATGCCGAAGTCAGTGACGTTAAGAAAAGGGTGCAGGCTGTTACTGACTTTGTCAGCTATGCGAGAAAAGAGCTGGAATATTACGATGTCGATGTATCTGTAGATATTTTCGGTTATGCGGCAACGATACCAGAAACACCAGGGATTGGCCAAAATTTCTCGAAGATTTCTAGCAATGTGGATGTCATCTCATCCATGATATATCCAAGTCACTGGACACCTTATTTCGGAATTGATTTTCCGGACAAAGAGCCGTATCGTTTGGTGAACGAATATGCAAAGGTAGAAAATGAGGTTTTAGGAGCACTAGAAAACGCTCCAATATCAAGACCTTGGATTCAAGACTTTGAAGCGCCGTGGCTATATAGTGGTGCCCCCACACAATATGGAAAAGCAGAAGTAGAAGCTCAAATAAAGGCTCTAAATGAGAATGGTATCCAAGAGTTCCTACTATGGAATGCAGGCAATACGTATACCGAAAATGTGGATTACACACCGTTAAATTAA